One genomic region from Magallana gigas chromosome 3, xbMagGiga1.1, whole genome shotgun sequence encodes:
- the LOC105321147 gene encoding deoxyribodipyrimidine photo-lyase yields the protein MESPTRKEILHNFQTGVIDAEECFCMIVSLDGYDSTRQHFLKNIDFLRLTNPKKYNELFTVFANYFEKPPSGAFLDPIGCSVENGYLTSDFGYELEVELASALSLQDQSESLNSKASYVSVVQEPISKQRNTSSNSERNQPKNVDNTFSKNVEDDNGSITSSVKTKKRKNKGSTNRPVVYWFRRDLRLYDNPALVEAASMNVPVILVFLWSESEEDPEGVVAAGGATKLWLHHALNHLDKSISDRYNNRIIYRKTQSCQREILSLIEETGAKALLINDVYEPFLKQRDDKICSELQRKGIECKRFHSYLLHEPGSVSAESVGMRGVGSVTHFMECCRQSDAQPIGHPLDYPPTLPKPDQFPSSSSLHDLELAKMPRRKDGSIIDWAAPIVRQWDFGEEGAWKALELFLSEGVRKYEKESCRADHLNTCRISPYLHFGQISPRAVLEEARHMKSPKFLRKLAWRDLSYWLLTLWPDLPSQPTRVHYRDQAWSRDAGHLKAWQRGRTGFPLVDAAMRQLWLEGWINNYLRHVVASFLISYLRLHWVEGYRWFQDTLLDADVAINAMMWQNGGMSGLDQWNFVMHPVDAALTCDPDGAYVRKWCPEIAALPNDFIHQPWKCPPSILRRCGIKLGETYPYRVISDLEGAREQSLTDVVNVRKKHPEFVDRRTGNDLVPLPDGLCVPVITRKEFKYKLHHPEAKDNPHTAVLRGYRSRKRDEAIAFANERDFMASAMNESVKLSERRLKATQYEAL from the exons ATGGAGTCCCCTACTAGAAAAGAAATCTTGCATAATTTTCAGACAGGGGTCATCGACGCTGAAGAATGTTTCTGTATGATTGTTTCTCTCGATGGTTATGATTCAACGAGACAACATTTCCTGAAAAACATTGATTTCTTGAGGCTCACTAATCCTAAGAAGTACAACGAACTCTTCACCGTTTTTgcaaattactttgaaaaaccTCCATCTGGTGCATTTTTAGATCCTATAGGCTGTAGTGTTGAAAATGGATACTTAACAAGTGACTTTGGGTATGAACTGGAAGTAGAACTCGCATCAGCCCTCTCATTGCAAGATCAGAGTGAAAGCCTTAACAGCAAAGCATCTTATGTTAGTGTTGTACAGGAGCCAATTAGTAAACAAAGAAATACATCAAGTAATTCTGAAAGAAATCAACCAAAGAATGTTGACAATACTTTCTCAAAAAATGTGGAAGATGACAATGGTTCAATTACTTCATCggtcaaaactaaaaaaaggaaaaataaaggCTCCACAAACAGGCCTGTGGTTTACTGGTTCAGGAGAGATCTTCGTCTGTATGACAATCCAGCATTGGTTGAAGCGGCCAGTATGAATGTCCCTGTTATATTGGTTTTCTTGTGGTCAGAATCAGAGGAGGATCCAGAGGGTGTGGTGGCAGCAGGAGGGGCCACTAAACTATGGTTACACCATGCTCTGAACCACCTGGACAAATCCATCAGTGACAGATACAACAACAGGATCATCTACAGGAAAACCCAGTCCTGTCAAAGAGAAATCCTGTCACTTATTGAAGAAACTGGTGCCAAAGCATTGCTGATAAATGATGTCTATGAACCATTCCTCAAACAGAGAGATGACAAGATTTGTTCGGAACTACAGAGGAAAGGGATAGAATGTAAGAGATTCCACTCTTACTTGCTGCATGAGCCAGGTTCTGTGTCAGCGGAGTCTGTGGGGATGAGAGGGGTGGGCTCAGTGACCCACTTTATGGAGTGCTGTAGGCAATCTGATGCCCAGCCCATTGGGCATCCTCTGGATTATCCCCCCACTCTACCCAAACCAGACCAGTTTCCCTCCAGCTCATCTCTTCATGATCTAGAACTAGCCAAAATGccaaggagaaaagatggatctatt ATTGACTGGGCAGCACCAATTGTGAGACAGTGGGATTTTGGAGAAGAAGGAGCGTGGAAAGCTCTAGAACTTTTCTTATCTGAAG GTGTCAGGAAATATGAGAAGGAGTCGTGTCGCGCCGACCACCTGAACACCTGTCGGATCTCTCCGTACCTTCACTTCGGTCAGATCAGTCCCCGGGCGGTGCTGGAGGAAGCCAGACACATGAAGTCACCCAAGTTCCTCCGGAAGCTGGCCTGGAGAGACCTGTCTTATTGGCTGCTGACCCTCTGGCCTGACCTCCCCTCACAGCCCACCAGGGTGCATTACAGG GATCAAGCCTGGAGCAGGGACGCTGGTCACTTGAAGGCGTGGCAGAGAGGTAGGACGGGGTTCCCCCTGGTGGATGCCGCGATGAGACAGCTGTGGCTGGAGGGGTGGATCAACAACTACCTCAGGCACGTGGTCGCCTCCTTCCTCATCTCCTACCTCCGCCTCCACTGGGTGGAGGGCTACCGCTGGTTCCAG GACACCTTACTGGATGCTGATGTGGCCATCAATGCCATGATGTGGCAGAATGGAGGAATGAGTGGGCTGGACCAGTGGAACTTTGTAATGCACCCCGTGGATGCAGCTTTGACCTGTGATCCCGATGGAGCCTATGTCAGAAAGTGGTGTCCAGAGATAGCAGCCCTCCCCAATGACTTCATACATCAGCCCTGGAAATGTCCACCCTCCATTCTGAGGCGATGTGGTATAAAGTTAG GAGAGACATACCCATATCGGGTTATATCAGATTTGGAGGGAGCAAGGGAGCAGTCATTAACGGATGTTGTAAATGTTCGGAAGAAGCACCCAGAGTTTGTGGACCGCCGAACGGGCAATGACCTTGTGCCCCTCCCTGATGGTCTGTGTGTCCCGGTCATCACCAGGAAGGAGTTCAAGTACAAGTTGCACCACCCAGAGGCCAAGGACAACCCCCACACAGCTGTACTGAGGGGGTACCGGTCCAGGAAGAGGGACGAAGCCATTGCTTTTGCCAACGAGAGAGACTTCATGGCAAGTGCTATGAATGAAAGTGTGAAACTTAGTGAGAGAAGATTAAAGGCAACGCAATATGAAGCACTCTGA